The nucleotide window AAACATGTATCTGGATCTCTGTACCATTGATGCATTTTATACACGGCGATATATGATGCtaacaataacatttctagccatatccaatatatatacatgtatcaTCCTGCAACACATTAAAGATGTCCTAATAAAGAAATTGTAGAAAagtttttattcattcatgttcataacaaATGAAAGGCCGAAATTAGCCAGATGGCAGCAGGAGATAGAGAACATAAAAGTGAAAAAAGTTAAGGCGTAACATTTTTGTATCCCAAGCTCTCCTTACCgaggcaaaaaataaaataaaaatataaggTACAGTGCAATTAAGAACATCGTTTGCATAAAACTAGAATATATGTACAGTAGTTTCAGTGTCCTAAGAGAAACCCGCTGATCTTAAACAGCCTTAGGACGGCATCGCTGGGAGTTCAGGAGAGGCGGAAGGCGTAGACAGAACCGACCAGCAGCTGTCAGGGAGACGCCCTCCAAACGCTTCACAACAAACAACCCTTCAGGAGGGGAACATTTCAACACAACATGGCGGAATCATCTGAAAACATCTGGAATCAAGCTTCTAAACGTCTAAACATTAGTTAACAAAACCTTTTCTACATTGTGTCATCGACCCGATATCTTACAGACGCGTTGGAAGACGATTATCAAACTAACTGTCGGCAATCGCTCTTCCgagctttaaaaaaacatacatggtAAAACACATGGTTTAGAAGTCTCTTCAGAACATGAGAGCCCATGTCACGCTGAATGTATCAGCCAGTAGAACACTTAGAACCGGCCCGCCGTCCTCTCCTTCACCACTTGAATTCAATCTTCTTCCGGGAAACCTCTGGGAGACACAAGAGGCTCGATGAACACATGCTGGTGAGGAACCCATTCATCTAGCTCCACACGAGACCTTCAGCTGAGCTCGGTTCTAGGTTCTCAACATTGCAGCTAAAGCTGAGCTAGGTTCTAGCCCTGGATCTCAACGTTCTATCCTAGGCTAAGCTAGGGCCAAGGCTGAGCTAGGTTCTAGGTCTGGATCTCAACGTTGCGGCTAAAGCTGAGCTAGGTTCTAGGTCTGGAGTTTGACGTTCTTGGGAGTTCTCCTTACCTTCAGGCTTGTCTGCGGGGGTGGTGAGTCGACAGAGTGTAGTGTGCCTGGCCGTTTCCTTCTTTATATCACCTAGGAGACAGCAAGCAGAGGTCATGAAACATCTCCCACCTCTCGCTTTAACAAACACTGATGTGGAGAGGGTCGGTccctggaggacagagagagagagaggtacttTGGATGACGATGGTGGCGGCCTTGGACTTCAGAGTGGGTTTCCTTGGCGCTCTCTCCTTAATGTTACTGGACACGTCCATCTCCACCTTCCGATGCCGTCGCCACTTagaggcctacacacacacacacacacacacacacacacacacacacacacacacacacacacacacacacacacacacacacacacacacacacacacacacacacacacacacacacacacacacacacacacacttttcttatTGGTAACACTATGAATCCAAACAGTATGTCGACACTGGTTCTCAtccggaggagggagggagggagggagggagacgtaCCTCTACTGCCTGGCCGAATGAGCGGGACTTGATCGATGCGAGGAGCAGAGCTCTGCTGGAactctgaggagaggagagaataaTCAGTGAGGACTGCAGCACCCCCTGGTGGTCAGGCTGAGCGCTGGACACCGGCACCCCCTGGTGGTCAGGCTGAGCGCTGGACACCGGCACCCCCTGGTGGTCAGGCTGAGCGCTGGACACCAGCACCCCTTGGTGGTCAGGCTGAGCGCTGGACACCAGCACCCCCTGGTGGTCAGGCTGAGCGCTGGACACCCCCTGCTCTTTTTTAACTAAATTACAGtattcacaccgtttcccgaaagcatcgttggtaacgaacgttgtGAAAATGCTTGCAGCTAACGAGGACACTCGTTACAAGCTACAACACTCACCACATCAATAAAACCAGAGATGGACCCTGACTCACCTCCTTCTGGGACGTCCCTTCACCAGAGTCTTCCTCTTCCTTGACTGGAGTCTCCTAAgataagacacagacacagatcacAGTGGACTGGAGTCTCCTAAgataagacacagacacagatcacAGTGGACTGGAGTCTCCTAAgataagacacagacacagatcacAGTGGACTGGAGTCTCCTAAgataagacacagacacagatcacAGTGGACTGGAGTCTCCTAAgataagacacagacacagatcacAGTGGACTGGAGTCTCCTAAgataagacacagacacagatcacAGTGGACTGGAGTCTCCTAAgataagacacagacacagatcacAGTGGACTGGAGTCTCCTAAgataagacacagacacagatcacAGTGGACCGGAGTCTCCTAAGATGAGATAGACACAGACATGCTCCAGATCAAGTCTTGGTCTAGGTACAGATCTAGATCATCTAGACTCTGAGAGACTCACCATCTTTCCCTGCCAGTTGCTGAAGTCCGCCACGGCCTGGCCGAGCTGTGGGACGAGGTCTCGGTTGACCAGGTGTCCGTCCACCTGGTCCAGGGACTGGCGGTATCGCTCGTAGTGCTCATGCACATTGGACAGCTCCTGCAAAAggtcacaggtcagaggtcgtgCGGTTTATCGAGTGGTTCTACTGGTACTGACgccactggttctactggtatTGACgccactggttctactggtactGACGCCAGTGGTTCTACTGGTACCCTGACACCAGTGGTTCTACTGGTACCCTGACgccactggttctactggtgcTGACGCCAGTGGTTCTACTGGTACCCTGACACCAGTGGTTCTACTGGTACCCTGACgccactggttctactggtactGACGCCAGTGGTTCTACTGGTACCCTGACaccactggttctactggtaccCTGACaccactggttctactggtactGACGCCAGTGGTTCTACTGGTACCCTGACaccactggttctactggtaccCTGACACgactggttctactggtactGACgccactggttctactggtgcTGACgccactggttctactggtaccCTGACgccactggttctactggtaccCTGACgccactggttctactggtaccCTGACGCCACTGATTCTACTGGTACCCTGACgccactggttctactggtaccCTGACACCACTGGTTCTACTGGAACCCTGACGCCACTGGTTCTAGTGGTACCCTGACgccactggttctactggtaccCTGACgccactggttctactggtactGACGCAACTGGTCCTACTGAAACCCTGACGacactggttctactggtactGACGCCAGTGGTTCTACTGGTACTGACGTCAGTGGTTCTACTGGTACTGACGCCAGTGGTTCTACTGGTACTGACGTCAGTGGTTCTACTGGTACTGACGCCAGTGGTTTTACTGGTACTGACGCCAGTGGTTCTACTGGTACTGACgccactggttctactggtactGACGCCAGTGGTTCTACTGGTACTGACGCCAGTGGTTCTACTGGTACTGACgccactggttctactggtaccCTGACGCCACTGGTTTTACCCGTTAAGTGTGAAAATAAGGTTTTTCTAATTAAACATAGAAGGAATAAAGATTAAAAAGGTTAATGTGATGTCTGCAGCCGTGGTCGTGAGAGTTTATGACAATCCAAACTATTTTTTGGATTGTGGGGAACTGGTTGCTAGGGGGCGCGGCAGCATGTAGGAATGCGTGTCTACGTACCCTCAGGATGAGCAAgattcctttgtgtgtgtcaagatGGATCAATGTTTAGCTTTTGAATATTGTATGAAGGGAATGTGAAAAGAGTGTTTTGAATTTTGGATGGGGTTGCCTTGATTTGTATACAGGATATTACTTTTAAGAAGTGGCGAATTGTAAAACTTTTAAAGAATAAAAGGACAAAACTAGTTCTGCCAGTAACCTGAAACAACTAGTTAAACTAGTTACCTGACATAATACCAGGGTAATATCAGTAACCTGGTATTGTTATACTAGATTACTAGGTTTTACAGTAGTCCCTGACCACTAGGTATTACAGTAGTCCCTCACTCACCACTAGGTATTACAGTAGTCCCTCACTCACCACTAGGTATTACAGTAGTCCCTCACTCACTACTAGGTATTACAGTAGTCCCTCACTCACCACTAGGTATTACAGTAGTCCCTCGCTCACAACTAGGTATTACAGTAGTCCCTCACCCCTAGACAACACTGTGTGGACGTGGTTTATCCCGAGAGGTTCCTCACCTCCAGCAGCTCACTGTTGATCAGTTCCTGGGGACGGGACGTTCGCTCTATGAAGTCCTCAACCACAacctgcttctccaccttccGGGTCAGTTTGTACGTCAACTggtgagagatgaggagagaggagtagagagggagagaggaggtggagagaggaagagaggagtagagaggagaggagtagagagggaaagatgaggagagaggtgttggagagaggaagagaggagtagagagggtgatgaggggagaggagttggagagaggagaggaatagagagggagagatgaggaaaggaagagaggagtagagagggagagttgagtggagaggaagagaggagtagagagggtgatgaggggagaggaggtggagagaggagtggagtagagagggagagatgaggggagaggaagtcaggagtagagagggagagatgaggggagaggaagagaggagtagagagggagagacgaggggagaggaagagaggagtagagagggagagacgaggggagagggtgagtcTGATGTAAACAGATGCAGTGGTTCCTGCTGATTAGACCGATGAAACTAACCGGGTGGGGCGTGGCTGCGAACCAGAAGGCATGCTGGGATAACAGCTTCTTCAGAACGTAGACGCCGTCGAAGTGCTGGGCCGCCGCAGCCTCCTTCTCGAagttcttcacctcctcccagtCCTTCAGAGCGAGCTGGATCTACAGGAGGAGACAGAACAGCTGGATCTACAGGAGGACACAGAACAGCTGGATCTACAGGAGGAGACAGAACAGCTGGATCTACAGGAGGAGACAGAACAGCTGGATCTACAGAAGGACACAGAGCAGCTGGATCCTGCGGAGAATGACGAGCTCTGCATGCTGCAAGGGTCTCTCCTCCATTAAACGCGTTCGGAACAGAGACACGCGACTACAAGGCTGGCTCCGAGCTTCAAGCACTCTATTGCCAGGGAGgttaaacagacacagacaccaggACGGGGAATCGAACCTGCACTTTGGGCCTTAACAGCTGTTCGTTGTACAGAGCGTAGAGGAGGTACAGAGCCCCCATGCGGATCTGGAAGGTGTAGGGGGGCAGGAGGTACTCGCAGACCATGGTGAAGATGTGCCGGCTGAAGGCCTTACCCTCAATCCTTTCCGTTGTGCCGCTGGAAAGAACAGGACAGGTTAGTTTATACAAATATAACGTTATTCATACAGCCATTGGGTGTAGTAAGGTAATCTGCTGTACAGCAAGGCACCTGCTCATGTCTTTATACATAGATACACTTGACAGGACTATTCACCACCTCATGTCTTCATAAGTTAGAAACActggaagagggagagcgagccTCCTtccagagagagtgtgtaagagagagagagagagagagagagagagagagagagagagagagagagagagagagagagagagagagagaaatgagagagagaggagagacagacactccttccagagagagagagcgagagacagacactccttccagagagagagagcgagagagagagagagagagagagagagagagagagagagagagagagagagagactccttccagagagagagagcgagagagagagagagagagagagagagatagaaacagACACtccttccagagagagagagagagagagacagagactccTTCCAGGGTCTTCTGATCCTAACCACCAGCAGCCCAGCAACTTACTAGAATATTTCATAAAACTTCATCTCCCTCCATATTTTCGCGAAGACCTCGAACCGTACAGACTCAGTCTTCTGAAAGCGCGCCAGCAGCTCTTCACAGTCGTCCTTCACCTGCTGTTTGCAGCGGATCATTTTAGGTAGATATGTATTCTATATTCTTATCGTTTATCGATCAATATAGTGTATGTAtctttgtttattaaaaaaaaggcgTTAATAGTGACAGTTAAAATCCAGTTATAGCTTGAAGGAGGATTAAAAGAATACAGAAATAAAAACATGTCCATAACGTGTCGCGTGTTTCTGACGTCACAGTTGTACTATTACATCTTAAAGTGACAGCGTCAGGCCTCCCAAAGCTTCGAGGTCAATAAAGAATGGACGTCTataatttatgttttatttgaacaaatatatttatattacgtttttattcattattttaaatattaGTATTATCATTGTACGAGAAACGGTCCATACGATTTTAATAAGCATCCTAAAACGGTCAAATTAGACAATGGTCTTTATTGTTGATTTTTGCTTTTCTTCTAAATGACTATTCGATTCACCGTACAGTTAAAAACCTATGCTGGTAATCGTGTACAACTCTTAACTTGTACTTCACGTCAATATGCTGATTAGATTTCTCCGGCAGGGTTTGAACGCATCACCAAGGCGGTATTTGAATGCATCACTGTGGCGGATATGAGGAACGGTGACGTGGAGGCGGAGCGGACAGGTAGACCAGCGATCCGAGGACTTCAGTAGACCCACGAAGACTACTGGATATAGTACACTACTCAAACGTACACGTCGTGGTCGCAATCGCCTTTTTGGTTGCCGGAGGAGTCCCATAATACTCGATTTAAATCGTAAACAAGTGAGGATCCGCAAAGAAAATGGCGGAGGCGGACGGCTCCAGCAGAGCCTTCTTAGGACTGTCGGATGTTTCCATCTCTGAGGACATCCCGGTGGAGGGAGATatctcaatgcccccaacctccagcTCACAGGACGACGGGTTCTCCACCCTGGACGAGCCGGTGAAGGACACGGTCCTGCGGGACCTGAAGGCGGTGGGCAACAAGTTCGTCCACGTCCTGTACCCCAAGAAGAGCAAAGCTCTGCTGCGGGACTGGGACCTGTGGGGTCCCCTGCTGCTGTGTGTCACGCTGGCCCTGCTTCTCCAGGGGGGGTCGGTGGACAGCAAGGACGACGGGGGCCCGCAGTTCGCCGAGGTCTTCGTTATCATCTGGTTCGGGTCGCTCATCATCACTTTGAACTCCAAGCTCCTGGGCGGAACCATCTCGTTCTTCCAGAGCCTGTGCGTCCTTGGCTACTGCATCATGCCCCTCACTGTCGCCATGGTGGTCTGCAGGATAGTCCTGCTGGGGGGCTCCGGGACCGTCAGCTTTGTGGTTCGGCTGGTTGTGGTCTGTGCATCCTTCGGCTGGTCCACCTTCGCCTCCACAGCCTTCCTGGCGGACAGTCAGCCCCA belongs to Gadus chalcogrammus isolate NIFS_2021 chromosome 5, NIFS_Gcha_1.0, whole genome shotgun sequence and includes:
- the LOC130382516 gene encoding snRNA-activating protein complex subunit 1-like yields the protein MIRCKQQVKDDCEELLARFQKTESVRFEVFAKIWREMKFYEIFYGTTERIEGKAFSRHIFTMVCEYLLPPYTFQIRMGALYLLYALYNEQLLRPKVQIQLALKDWEEVKNFEKEAAAAQHFDGVYVLKKLLSQHAFWFAATPHPLTYKLTRKVEKQVVVEDFIERTSRPQELINSELLEELSNVHEHYERYRQSLDQVDGHLVNRDLVPQLGQAVADFSNWQGKMETPVKEEEDSGEGTSQKESSSRALLLASIKSRSFGQAVEASKWRRHRKVEMDVSSNIKERAPRKPTLKSKAATIVIQSDIKKETARHTTLCRLTTPADKPEEVSRKKIEFKW
- the yipf6 gene encoding protein YIPF6, which gives rise to MAEADGSSRAFLGLSDVSISEDIPVEGDISMPPTSSSQDDGFSTLDEPVKDTVLRDLKAVGNKFVHVLYPKKSKALLRDWDLWGPLLLCVTLALLLQGGSVDSKDDGGPQFAEVFVIIWFGSLIITLNSKLLGGTISFFQSLCVLGYCIMPLTVAMVVCRIVLLGGSGTVSFVVRLVVVCASFGWSTFASTAFLADSQPQNRKALVVYPVFLFYFVIGWMILTFAPAQ